A section of the Petrimonas sulfuriphila genome encodes:
- a CDS encoding DUF4434 domain-containing protein, producing MNLQKNNRRDFLKKAALASASMAAMPAISMGAQNNTVQKGKSIYIEKDTSLHSKLIVPKNNGLRITGTFLDEISHDIPHQNWGEAEWDLDFQYMKAIGIDTVIMIRSGYKKFITYPSQYLLGKGCFMPSVDLLDMYLRLAEKHGMKFYFGLYDSGHYWATGDMTHEIEDNKYVIDEVWKNYGEKYKSFGGWYVSGEISRATKGAIGAFYAMGKQCKDVSGGLPTFISPWIDGKKAVAASGTTLSKEAAVSVQQHEKEWDEIFAGIHEVVDAVAFQDGHIDYDELDAFFTVNKKLADKYGMKCWTNAESFDRDMPIKFLPIKFDKLRMKLEAAQRCGYDKAITFEFSHFMSPQSAYAQAGNLYNRYKEYFNL from the coding sequence ATGAATTTACAAAAAAATAACCGCCGCGATTTTCTCAAGAAAGCAGCGTTAGCAAGCGCTTCCATGGCAGCAATGCCCGCTATTTCGATGGGGGCACAAAATAATACTGTACAAAAAGGCAAGTCTATCTACATAGAAAAAGACACGAGCCTACACAGTAAATTAATTGTTCCTAAAAATAACGGCTTAAGGATTACCGGCACATTTTTGGACGAAATTTCGCACGACATCCCGCATCAAAATTGGGGCGAAGCCGAATGGGACCTTGACTTCCAATATATGAAAGCAATCGGTATCGATACCGTCATCATGATTCGTTCGGGTTACAAAAAATTTATCACCTATCCTTCACAATATCTCTTGGGCAAAGGGTGCTTTATGCCTTCTGTCGACTTGCTGGACATGTACTTGAGATTGGCAGAAAAACACGGCATGAAATTCTACTTTGGGCTCTATGACTCAGGTCATTACTGGGCCACAGGGGATATGACGCACGAGATTGAAGACAACAAATACGTAATCGATGAGGTGTGGAAAAACTACGGCGAAAAATACAAAAGCTTTGGAGGCTGGTACGTAAGTGGCGAAATCAGCCGTGCTACCAAAGGTGCTATCGGCGCCTTCTATGCGATGGGAAAACAATGTAAAGATGTGTCCGGTGGTCTACCCACATTTATTTCACCTTGGATCGACGGCAAGAAAGCGGTAGCGGCGAGCGGTACAACCCTCTCTAAGGAAGCAGCCGTATCCGTTCAGCAACACGAAAAAGAGTGGGATGAAATTTTTGCGGGTATCCACGAAGTGGTAGATGCAGTGGCTTTTCAAGATGGACATATCGACTACGATGAGCTGGATGCATTCTTTACCGTGAACAAAAAGCTGGCCGACAAGTATGGCATGAAATGCTGGACAAACGCAGAGTCATTCGACCGCGATATGCCCATCAAGTTCTTACCCATCAAATTTGACAAGCTGCGCATGAAACTAGAAGCCGCACAACGTTGCGGGTACGACAAAGCCATCACTTTTGAGTTTTCTCACTTTATGAGCCCACAATCGGCTTATGCTCAGGCAGGGAACCTTTACAACAGATACAAAGAATACTTCAACTTATAA
- a CDS encoding acetylxylan esterase, whose protein sequence is MPPQTEGSLPSISGTYKVYGGKGFTPGFIRCKVTHLSQGQKTYHTVTAAIEPNRIMPKVERPADFHAFWQKKIKEISPEPLNTEFTPLLNYSNDSIGVFQVKYQISKKEGYFYGILSLPKKSEKLPALIRFPGAGIYPPRPEMQMAQHGVITLSIYIHNYPVTLEKDFYTNLEKSTLKEYQYFGIEDRDHFYYNRVIAGCIKAVDLMYSLPEFDKERLAVWGSSQGGALSIITASLEKRVKRLAAFCPGMCDFSGYLYGRPGAWPDFYNSTTNIGKAEKERVYKSVLPYYDVVNFAKDLKTSGFYSWGFNDQTTPPTAIYTAYNAIEAPKEVFIIPNGEHKIYPEQVKKMNEWFLEYFDLDPK, encoded by the coding sequence ATGCCTCCTCAGACAGAAGGCTCCCTGCCTTCAATTTCCGGAACATATAAAGTATACGGCGGAAAAGGGTTCACCCCCGGTTTTATAAGATGTAAAGTAACTCATTTATCACAAGGGCAAAAAACATACCATACGGTAACCGCAGCTATAGAGCCCAATCGTATTATGCCTAAAGTCGAACGTCCCGCCGATTTCCACGCATTCTGGCAAAAGAAAATAAAAGAAATCTCACCCGAACCGCTCAATACCGAGTTCACCCCCCTTCTCAACTATTCCAATGATTCAATAGGGGTTTTTCAGGTAAAGTATCAGATAAGCAAAAAAGAGGGTTATTTTTACGGTATACTATCCTTACCTAAAAAGAGTGAGAAACTTCCGGCTTTAATCAGGTTTCCCGGTGCGGGCATATATCCTCCAAGACCTGAGATGCAGATGGCTCAACATGGCGTCATAACCTTGAGTATTTATATTCATAATTATCCCGTTACGTTAGAAAAGGATTTTTATACCAACTTGGAGAAATCCACTTTAAAAGAGTATCAATATTTTGGGATTGAAGATCGTGATCATTTTTACTACAATCGCGTTATTGCAGGATGTATTAAAGCGGTAGATCTTATGTATTCCTTGCCCGAGTTTGACAAGGAAAGGCTTGCTGTTTGGGGATCCAGTCAAGGAGGAGCGCTTTCAATCATTACGGCTTCGCTGGAAAAGAGAGTAAAACGATTGGCAGCCTTTTGTCCGGGGATGTGTGATTTTTCCGGTTATTTGTACGGCAGACCGGGGGCTTGGCCGGATTTCTATAATAGCACCACAAATATAGGTAAAGCTGAAAAAGAAAGAGTATATAAATCTGTGCTCCCTTATTATGATGTGGTTAATTTTGCTAAAGATCTTAAGACTTCGGGTTTTTATTCTTGGGGATTCAATGATCAGACAACACCACCGACAGCAATTTATACCGCATATAATGCCATTGAGGCCCCTAAAGAGGTCTTTATCATTCCCAATGGGGAGCATAAAATCTATCCGGAGCAAGTAAAAAAAATGAATGAATGGTTTTTAGAATATTTTGATTTAGACCCCAAATAA
- a CDS encoding phosphodiester glycosidase family protein yields MKRILFSITILSWMLFSCSDKSKENEFDFRYVTNLEVLSHKVLDVKIDNFKKTVYLLFERGQDFSKVEIKLTLANNVEMVKPQTTTATYNLTDKTEIQLKKSNEIVTFNVIVRYKSTPLVLSSSDWEKKDNFGNLPEYISVYKYKKDISGKLVQAYIAVADVSEGNAKFKILGEKQGSHTPKQFYDANSSPKVVMNGGYFWSGTSLGLMIKNGVTISKIETVTTRKYNGADAYYYPTTGAFGMESNGTFSAQWVYHSNNTLYAYPAPAPNKSGEKPLPIPSADFPEGAVGWQPKEAISAGPLLIKKGEYKNLWENELFDEASGVGPTYNNPRSAIAYHPNGHVIFFVCEGRNKTPNTPGLTLKNVADLLLEIGCSEAINLDGGGSSCMLINGKETIIPSDKNGQRAVTNAVAIY; encoded by the coding sequence ATGAAACGTATATTATTTAGCATTACCATTTTGTCTTGGATGCTTTTTAGCTGTTCAGACAAGAGTAAAGAGAACGAATTTGATTTCAGGTATGTCACGAACCTTGAAGTACTTTCACACAAAGTGCTGGATGTGAAGATTGATAACTTTAAGAAAACAGTGTATCTATTATTTGAACGAGGCCAGGACTTTTCGAAAGTAGAAATAAAATTAACGTTAGCCAATAATGTGGAAATGGTAAAACCACAAACCACAACCGCGACTTATAATTTGACTGACAAAACGGAAATTCAACTGAAAAAGAGCAACGAAATTGTCACTTTCAACGTAATTGTACGCTATAAATCTACGCCTCTCGTTCTATCTTCTTCCGACTGGGAAAAGAAGGATAATTTTGGCAATCTTCCGGAATACATATCGGTGTATAAATATAAAAAAGACATTTCGGGAAAATTAGTTCAGGCATATATAGCCGTAGCGGATGTGAGCGAAGGCAATGCAAAATTCAAGATTTTGGGTGAAAAACAAGGTTCGCATACCCCAAAACAGTTTTATGATGCAAACTCATCCCCTAAAGTTGTTATGAATGGAGGATATTTTTGGTCGGGAACTTCGCTGGGGTTAATGATAAAAAACGGGGTAACGATATCAAAAATAGAAACGGTAACAACCCGAAAATATAATGGTGCAGACGCGTATTATTATCCCACCACAGGCGCTTTCGGGATGGAAAGCAACGGCACATTTTCCGCCCAATGGGTATATCACTCAAACAACACATTATATGCTTATCCTGCACCTGCACCCAACAAATCCGGCGAAAAACCTCTTCCTATTCCTTCAGCCGATTTTCCTGAAGGCGCAGTAGGATGGCAACCTAAAGAGGCCATCAGCGCCGGTCCGTTATTAATCAAAAAGGGGGAATATAAGAATTTATGGGAAAACGAATTATTTGATGAAGCAAGCGGTGTAGGGCCTACTTATAACAATCCTCGTTCCGCAATTGCATATCACCCCAATGGTCACGTCATTTTTTTCGTATGCGAAGGGAGAAATAAAACACCCAACACACCGGGGCTAACCTTGAAAAATGTAGCGGATCTATTGCTTGAGATTGGTTGTTCCGAAGCGATAAATTTAGATGGAGGCGGTTCATCGTGCATGCTGATTAACGGTAAAGAAACCATCATTCCGAGCGATAAAAACGGACAACGGGCAGTAACAAACGCGGTAGCAATTTATTAA
- a CDS encoding calcineurin-like phosphoesterase C-terminal domain-containing protein, producing MNIKSFHSLLFVVLLCVWTPTYAEAQTPSTAIKGRITSQGKGLANVSVTDGQTCVLTDSKGFYSIPVIDPNASFVYISTPSGYLPNDSLNIPQFYKRIDKNRPQIYNFELNKNPKTDNRHTLLVHADPQFFKEENFNGYALIVEDCKETIASYEHTDVFGIDCGDLVGDKPQLYSQYINELNKTNIPFYRVSGNHDMNYGGRSDETSTKTYNSIFGPAYYSFNRGKVHYIVLDNVFYIGRDYFYMGYITEKIFQWLEQDLAHVPKGSTVFVAMHIPARLSETQEPFSYSNEKMGGQTLNASALFKMLEPYNAHILTGHMHYNKNIIHSPTLYEHNTAAICGTWWQGDYCLDGTPLGYGVYEINDDKVEWYFKSAGHPQEYQMRAYPVGQNSDFPDDITVNIWNWDKNWKVEWFENGVNSGEMTRFEGIDPKVAEMCADKDKLEFKWISPIKNEHMFRATPLSKNSTLEIIATDSFGKKYKTTIKPQKQLKNK from the coding sequence ATGAACATAAAATCTTTTCATTCTCTATTGTTTGTCGTCCTTCTGTGCGTGTGGACACCCACATACGCAGAAGCGCAAACACCATCAACGGCAATAAAAGGTAGAATTACAAGCCAAGGAAAAGGACTTGCCAATGTATCGGTTACAGATGGACAAACCTGCGTATTAACGGATAGCAAAGGGTTTTATTCAATTCCTGTAATCGACCCAAATGCTTCATTTGTATATATCTCTACTCCATCCGGTTATCTTCCGAATGATAGCTTGAACATTCCTCAATTTTACAAAAGAATTGACAAAAATAGGCCGCAAATATACAATTTTGAACTAAATAAAAATCCAAAAACCGACAATCGTCATACACTGCTCGTTCATGCCGATCCGCAGTTTTTTAAAGAGGAAAACTTCAATGGGTACGCGCTTATCGTAGAAGATTGCAAAGAAACCATCGCCAGTTATGAACATACCGATGTTTTCGGGATCGATTGCGGCGATTTGGTGGGCGACAAACCGCAGCTCTATTCTCAATACATCAACGAGTTGAATAAAACAAATATTCCTTTTTATCGTGTATCGGGCAATCACGATATGAATTACGGCGGACGTTCAGACGAAACATCCACAAAAACGTACAACAGCATTTTCGGTCCTGCCTATTATTCATTCAATCGCGGAAAAGTACATTATATCGTCCTCGACAATGTTTTCTACATCGGTCGCGATTATTTTTATATGGGCTACATTACCGAAAAAATATTTCAATGGTTGGAACAAGACCTCGCGCACGTACCCAAAGGAAGCACTGTTTTCGTAGCGATGCACATTCCTGCACGCCTATCGGAAACGCAAGAACCGTTTTCGTATTCCAATGAAAAAATGGGTGGGCAAACCTTAAACGCTTCCGCTCTGTTCAAAATGCTTGAACCGTATAATGCGCACATTCTTACCGGACATATGCACTACAATAAAAACATCATTCACTCGCCCACTCTCTACGAACACAACACGGCTGCCATTTGCGGCACCTGGTGGCAAGGCGACTATTGTCTTGACGGAACTCCTTTAGGATACGGAGTGTATGAAATAAACGACGACAAGGTGGAATGGTATTTCAAAAGCGCCGGACATCCGCAAGAGTATCAAATGCGCGCTTATCCGGTTGGACAAAACAGCGATTTCCCCGATGATATAACCGTAAACATTTGGAACTGGGATAAGAACTGGAAAGTAGAATGGTTTGAGAATGGCGTAAACAGTGGCGAAATGACCCGATTTGAAGGCATTGACCCCAAAGTCGCCGAAATGTGCGCCGATAAAGATAAACTCGAATTTAAATGGATTTCGCCCATTAAAAATGAGCATATGTTTAGAGCCACTCCACTGTCGAAAAATTCAACCCTTGAAATCATCGCTACAGACTCTTTCGGAAAAAAATACAAAACAACAATAAAACCCCAAAAGCAGCTAAAAAATAAATGA
- a CDS encoding sugar porter family MFS transporter, protein MSNVNNIGYVTFLSVVAALGGFLFGYDTAVISGTVSQVSTQFSLTSLQSGWYVGCALVGSIIGVLFAGTLSDGFGRKRTMILSAILFTLSAVGCAISSNLDQLVLYRIIGGVGIGIVSIVCPLYISEVSPASHRGRMVSLYQLAVTVGFLGAYLMNYFLLDLSVDFSSHNALLQKIFGTEVWRGMLGAETLPALMFFLIIFLIPESPRWLLVKGQESKAVSIFSKIYNNTSVIAHQINETKSMLQSERKSDWKILLTPGIFRAVIIGVAIAMLGQFMGVNAVLYYGPSIFETSGLSSGDSLFYQSLIGMVNMGTSVLALLIIDKIGRKKLVYVGVSGMVISLLLIGFYFMMGKSLGLSSIFLLVCFLLYIFFTAGSISAVIFVFLSEMYPTQIRGTAMSIAGLSLWVGTYLIGQLTPWMLDTLTPAGTFFLFAFMCLPYMLIVWKLMPETAGKSLEDIERYWLKSKKG, encoded by the coding sequence ATGAGCAACGTTAACAACATAGGCTATGTCACCTTCCTATCGGTCGTAGCAGCTCTAGGCGGTTTTCTGTTCGGGTACGATACCGCGGTAATTTCCGGTACTGTTTCGCAGGTTTCAACCCAATTTTCACTCACATCGCTACAAAGCGGCTGGTACGTAGGATGTGCTTTGGTAGGTTCAATCATAGGTGTACTCTTTGCCGGCACGTTGAGTGACGGCTTTGGCCGAAAAAGGACCATGATCCTCTCTGCCATCCTCTTCACGCTATCTGCTGTGGGCTGTGCCATTTCATCCAACCTCGACCAGTTGGTGCTTTATCGCATTATTGGCGGGGTAGGCATCGGGATAGTATCTATCGTCTGTCCATTGTATATTTCGGAAGTTTCACCGGCATCACACCGGGGACGCATGGTATCGCTATACCAGCTTGCTGTAACCGTAGGTTTTCTCGGAGCTTACCTGATGAACTACTTCTTACTCGATTTGTCGGTAGATTTCTCATCCCACAATGCGCTATTACAGAAGATATTTGGCACTGAAGTCTGGCGGGGTATGCTTGGTGCTGAAACATTACCCGCATTGATGTTCTTCTTGATCATCTTTCTAATCCCGGAAAGCCCCAGGTGGTTGCTTGTAAAAGGCCAGGAAAGCAAAGCCGTTTCTATTTTTTCCAAGATTTACAACAACACTTCGGTGATCGCACATCAGATCAACGAAACGAAATCGATGTTGCAATCAGAAAGAAAGTCAGACTGGAAAATATTGCTCACTCCGGGTATCTTCCGTGCAGTAATCATCGGTGTTGCCATTGCTATGCTGGGCCAATTTATGGGTGTGAATGCTGTATTGTATTACGGGCCTTCCATCTTTGAAACCAGTGGCCTCTCTAGCGGAGACTCCCTTTTCTATCAATCACTTATCGGCATGGTAAATATGGGAACAAGTGTACTGGCACTCCTGATCATCGACAAGATTGGACGTAAAAAACTGGTATATGTTGGAGTTTCCGGCATGGTCATATCACTTCTCCTGATTGGTTTTTACTTTATGATGGGCAAATCGTTAGGACTGTCGAGCATCTTCTTGCTGGTTTGCTTTTTGCTCTACATTTTTTTTACTGCCGGATCTATCAGTGCCGTTATCTTCGTATTCCTTTCGGAGATGTACCCCACCCAAATCCGTGGCACGGCTATGTCTATCGCAGGATTGTCGCTTTGGGTAGGGACCTACCTCATCGGGCAGCTTACACCTTGGATGCTCGACACGCTTACACCTGCCGGCACTTTCTTTCTCTTCGCCTTTATGTGTCTTCCCTACATGTTAATTGTGTGGAAATTGATGCCGGAAACAGCCGGCAAATCACTGGAAGATATCGAAAGGTATTGGCTAAAATCAAAAAAAGGATAA
- a CDS encoding FAD-dependent oxidoreductase, which translates to MSIKTGIIFSILLTAFITQSCTKNNPSSPDVLIIGGGTSGVSAGIYSARMGVQTMIIEESEWLGGMLTSAGVSAVDGNYRLPSGFWGEFKDSLTNYYGGAEAVNTGWVSNVLFEPSVGNKILQRIAAKEKNLNIHFKSKLISIKKENDKWIVTVETPEKTLTLHPKIVIDATELGDVALQCGVKYDVGMESREITQEDVAPEKANDVIQDLTYVAILKDYGKDVTIAQPEGYDPNEFACSCENPLCTHPNPLNVLWSKDKMIAYGELPNRKYMINWPIEGNDFFLNLIGKTDAERKEALKKAKNHTLCFVYFIQKELGMNTLGLADDEFPTEDKLPFIPYHRESLRIHGLVRFTLNHIMQPYTQPEKLYRTCIAVGDYPVDHHHGKYPEWESLPHLYFHPVPSYGLPLGVIIPQDVKGLIVAEKSISVSNIINGTTRLQPVVLQIGQAAGVLAALAVKNKTDLENVSVREIQKTLLSQGNYLLPYLDVEKENPLFLPLQRIGATGILQGTGKNEGWANQTWFRVNDPVLYSELSGLKDVYPSVDFPGSDTPLTLNNLLDLIKKINQKETDLTDKSKEIFTTFGFADVDANKQLTRAEAAVLIDQILNPFEKEIDIKGHYKN; encoded by the coding sequence ATGTCAATAAAAACAGGAATTATTTTTAGTATCCTTCTTACAGCTTTCATCACTCAAAGCTGTACAAAAAACAATCCATCGTCGCCCGACGTACTCATTATCGGCGGCGGAACAAGCGGCGTGAGCGCCGGCATATATTCGGCACGCATGGGCGTACAAACCATGATTATCGAAGAATCGGAATGGTTGGGCGGAATGCTCACAAGCGCCGGCGTAAGCGCAGTGGATGGGAATTATCGACTTCCGAGCGGCTTTTGGGGCGAATTTAAGGATTCGCTCACAAATTATTACGGCGGTGCGGAAGCGGTGAATACAGGTTGGGTAAGCAACGTTCTGTTCGAACCTTCCGTGGGGAATAAAATTTTACAGCGTATTGCCGCAAAGGAAAAAAATCTGAATATTCACTTCAAAAGCAAGCTCATATCCATAAAGAAAGAGAACGATAAATGGATAGTGACGGTTGAAACGCCTGAAAAAACACTTACACTTCATCCCAAAATTGTCATTGACGCGACCGAACTGGGCGATGTGGCGCTTCAATGTGGCGTGAAATATGATGTTGGGATGGAAAGCCGCGAAATAACGCAGGAAGATGTCGCGCCCGAAAAAGCCAACGATGTCATTCAAGACCTCACATACGTAGCCATTCTCAAAGATTACGGCAAAGACGTAACCATCGCCCAACCCGAAGGCTACGACCCCAACGAGTTCGCCTGCTCGTGTGAAAATCCGCTGTGCACACACCCCAATCCGCTGAACGTATTGTGGTCGAAAGATAAAATGATTGCGTATGGCGAATTGCCGAATAGGAAATATATGATAAACTGGCCCATCGAAGGCAACGATTTTTTCCTGAACTTAATCGGCAAAACGGATGCGGAACGCAAAGAGGCGTTGAAAAAAGCAAAAAACCACACGCTTTGTTTCGTTTATTTCATTCAAAAAGAATTGGGCATGAACACGCTTGGTTTGGCGGATGATGAATTTCCAACCGAAGATAAACTGCCGTTCATTCCCTATCATCGCGAATCACTACGTATACACGGTTTGGTGCGTTTCACGCTCAATCACATTATGCAGCCTTACACGCAGCCCGAAAAGCTATACCGCACGTGCATCGCCGTGGGCGATTATCCGGTGGATCATCATCACGGAAAATACCCCGAATGGGAAAGCCTGCCACACCTGTATTTCCATCCCGTTCCGTCGTATGGATTGCCGTTAGGCGTGATAATTCCTCAGGATGTGAAAGGATTAATCGTTGCCGAAAAATCAATTTCCGTTTCCAACATCATTAACGGCACCACGCGTTTGCAACCGGTTGTATTGCAAATCGGGCAGGCGGCAGGCGTATTGGCAGCGTTGGCAGTAAAAAATAAAACCGACCTCGAAAACGTTTCCGTGCGCGAAATCCAGAAAACCCTTCTCTCGCAAGGCAATTATTTGTTGCCCTATTTGGATGTGGAAAAAGAAAATCCGCTTTTCCTGCCCTTGCAGCGAATAGGCGCCACCGGAATCTTACAAGGCACCGGCAAAAACGAAGGATGGGCAAACCAAACGTGGTTCAGGGTAAACGACCCGGTTTTGTACTCGGAACTTAGCGGATTGAAAGATGTGTATCCCTCTGTGGATTTCCCGGGCAGCGACACGCCTCTCACGTTGAATAATCTACTTGATTTAATAAAAAAAATCAATCAAAAAGAAACGGATTTAACAGACAAATCAAAAGAAATATTCACTACTTTTGGTTTTGCTGATGTTGATGCGAACAAGCAACTTACACGTGCCGAAGCTGCCGTGCTGATTGACCAAATTTTGAACCCGTTTGAAAAAGAAATCGACATAAAAGGACATTATAAAAATTAA
- a CDS encoding SGNH/GDSL hydrolase family protein has product MLAVSGYTQTQYYNALKFPLLGKITDTTETHYERLPAYLKTICRPQLWQLGKNTSGLALRFRSNSTQISAKWDLLGDVNMNHMTATGIKGLDLYAWNGKSWQFVNTARPVAKNNEQVIISNMLPKEREYLLYLPLYDRVTDISIGIDSTAFIDVPNLPYPSTKNPIVCYGTSITQGGCATRAGMSYTNILERRLNREVINLGFSGNGQLDYEIAELMGRRTDAGLFILDFIPNVTLEQVRDKTATFVKKLRTHNPQIPILFVESILFPHSAFDVKMYKTVTDKNKALCQEYQKLQEEGYKNLYYLSAENLIGKDEETTVDGIHLTDLGFIRFADELQKALHKIKNR; this is encoded by the coding sequence ATGTTAGCCGTTTCCGGTTATACTCAAACACAATATTACAATGCTTTAAAATTTCCTCTTCTCGGAAAAATTACCGACACCACCGAAACACACTACGAACGCCTTCCTGCTTACTTAAAAACCATTTGTCGCCCTCAATTGTGGCAACTCGGTAAAAATACATCGGGACTTGCGTTGCGTTTTCGTAGCAACTCCACGCAAATTTCCGCCAAATGGGATCTCCTTGGAGACGTAAATATGAACCATATGACCGCCACCGGAATAAAAGGGTTGGATTTGTATGCATGGAACGGGAAATCGTGGCAATTTGTCAATACCGCGCGTCCGGTGGCAAAAAACAACGAACAGGTCATCATTTCCAATATGCTTCCCAAAGAGCGGGAATACCTGCTTTATCTCCCGCTTTACGACAGAGTAACCGATATATCCATCGGCATTGATTCCACCGCGTTTATCGATGTACCCAATTTGCCTTATCCATCCACAAAAAATCCCATCGTATGTTACGGCACAAGCATTACGCAGGGTGGTTGCGCTACGCGCGCAGGAATGTCGTACACCAATATTCTTGAACGCCGATTAAACCGAGAAGTTATCAATCTCGGATTCAGCGGAAACGGACAATTGGATTACGAAATCGCGGAACTGATGGGTCGTCGCACCGATGCCGGACTTTTCATCCTCGATTTTATCCCGAACGTAACCCTCGAACAAGTCCGCGATAAAACGGCGACATTTGTAAAGAAGCTGCGCACACATAATCCGCAAATTCCTATTCTGTTTGTCGAATCCATTCTTTTTCCGCATTCCGCGTTCGATGTAAAAATGTACAAAACCGTTACGGATAAAAACAAAGCGTTGTGCCAGGAATACCAAAAGCTGCAAGAAGAAGGATATAAAAACCTTTATTATCTTTCGGCTGAAAACCTGATTGGCAAAGATGAGGAAACCACCGTTGACGGCATTCATCTGACCGATTTGGGATTTATCCGTTTTGCGGATGAATTGCAAAAGGCACTGCATAAAATCAAAAACCGATAA
- a CDS encoding family 10 glycosylhydrolase, with the protein MNRLLFIISFVIFLLVSCTTSHNTLNEDDIPWKPPTTPATPVSEKPKILWIDASANFKYFANSKESIVIYLEKAKSAGFTDVIVDVRPTCGDVLFKSNIVAEVKKLGDIERTATWDYLAVFIEEAHKQNLKIHANLNTMVGGNMRDGGVVYRDAAKAAWLTQIYYPTGIISIKEDNKSHAKFFNPINPEVQSYMLSIFTELAQNYPSLDGIILDRARFNSMESDFSELSKKEFEKYAGQTLSNFPTDIFTWNGDKVVPGKQYNKWLEFRAKTIYDFFEKARNSIKSVNKNIKFGTYTGSWYSTYYNEGVNWASKKYDPSKYYNWATPEYKNFGYATLLDIYMTGAYGKTLYGTTSEWTVEGAILNAKKVTRGDVPVCGSLYGLNFENKPQDAEEATYICLTKGDGLMFFDMIYLIMYDQWDAVKKGIDRALATDKNKNK; encoded by the coding sequence ATGAATAGACTCCTTTTTATCATAAGTTTTGTTATATTTTTACTGGTCTCGTGTACAACATCTCACAATACACTGAACGAGGATGACATCCCTTGGAAACCGCCAACTACACCGGCAACACCTGTTTCCGAAAAGCCCAAAATCCTTTGGATAGATGCTTCCGCCAATTTCAAATACTTTGCCAACAGCAAAGAGAGTATTGTTATCTATTTAGAAAAAGCGAAGAGCGCCGGGTTTACGGATGTTATAGTGGATGTGAGACCAACTTGCGGCGACGTATTATTTAAAAGCAACATTGTAGCCGAAGTTAAGAAACTGGGCGATATAGAACGCACGGCAACCTGGGATTATTTAGCCGTTTTCATCGAAGAAGCGCATAAACAAAACCTGAAAATCCACGCCAACCTCAATACGATGGTCGGCGGAAATATGCGTGATGGCGGCGTTGTTTATCGCGACGCGGCAAAAGCGGCCTGGCTTACTCAAATATATTATCCCACGGGCATTATTTCGATAAAAGAGGACAATAAATCGCACGCCAAGTTTTTTAATCCCATCAATCCGGAAGTACAGAGTTATATGTTGAGTATTTTCACGGAACTTGCACAAAACTACCCTTCCCTCGACGGAATTATTCTCGACAGAGCACGCTTCAATTCCATGGAAAGCGATTTTTCGGAACTTTCAAAAAAAGAATTTGAAAAGTACGCCGGACAAACCCTTTCTAATTTCCCTACCGATATTTTTACGTGGAACGGCGATAAAGTAGTGCCCGGAAAACAGTATAATAAATGGCTTGAATTTCGCGCCAAAACTATTTATGACTTCTTTGAAAAAGCCCGAAACTCAATAAAGTCGGTCAATAAAAATATAAAGTTCGGTACCTATACGGGTTCTTGGTATTCAACCTATTACAACGAAGGCGTAAATTGGGCAAGTAAAAAATACGATCCGTCCAAGTATTATAATTGGGCAACGCCCGAATATAAAAATTTTGGCTACGCCACCCTTTTGGACATATATATGACCGGCGCTTACGGAAAAACGCTCTATGGAACAACATCCGAGTGGACCGTGGAAGGCGCTATCCTTAACGCGAAAAAAGTTACAAGGGGCGACGTCCCTGTTTGCGGCAGTTTATACGGTTTGAACTTTGAAAACAAACCGCAAGACGCCGAAGAAGCAACCTATATTTGTTTGACAAAAGGCGACGGACTGATGTTCTTCGATATGATATACCTTATCATGTACGACCAATGGGATGCTGTAAAAAAAGGAATAGACAGAGCATTAGCGACGGATAAAAATAAAAACAAATGA